The Faecalibaculum rodentium genome segment TTTGGATACATGAAAAACCAGTACCATATCAACAGCAAGCTTCTTGCCGCTTCCGGTGCCTGCGCTGCCGGAGCGCTTCTCTTCTTTGCAGCCCCTGCCACCCCTGCTCTGGCTGAAGAAATGCCGGTGGTCGTCCAGGAAGACGCCACAGCGGGAACCGTGAACCAGGCCCTGACGTCTGCACCGCAGACCACAGATCAGACCATTCAGGATCCGGATGCCCAGACAGCGTCCGGCACATCGTCTGCCATCACCGTGACATCCGGGACAGATTCAGACACAGCGACGCCTGCTCAGGCTGCATCCGCAGCAGCCGATCCGGCAGCCGAATCCGCTGTACCGGCAGAACCCGCAGCCAGGGAAGCCGTGGCAGCCGCTGAAACAGTCACGGAACCTGCACAGCCCGCGCTGGAGGGCGACCAGGCAAAAGTCTATGGATCGGGAGCCCGGACAGAGAAAGAGCCCGAGGTCTTTGCTGCCACCAGACAGCAGGCGAACAACGGCAGTGGCCAGGAAAGCGGCTATGTGCCGGCGACAGACCCCAGGGCCGGTGAGCTGGACCCGACTCAGTATACCTTCAGCTTCACGATCCCCGGATTCCCGAAAGAAAACATGCCGCCTGCCTATACGACTAAATCGGAAGATCTCCGGTTTGTGACAAACCAGGAAGCTGCCTGGCTGAAGGAAGCCCTGAAAAACAACGAGCATTTCGTGACCAATAACCCGGTTCTTGCGGATGTCGGACAGACCCCGCTGGTGGACGGAGCCCCCATCGATGCAGGGTATTATTATGTGATCTGCACAGAACAGGGCTGGTTCAACCTGCTGAACCACCTCTCCGGCCACTATGATGATGCCCGTCACTGGCATCCGGAATACGACGAAGCGATTCACGGGGACGTCTACAACATCACATTCGGCTGTGACTATTCCCTGCAGGCAGTGGCAGCCATGGGACTCGCGGCCACTTACCGCATCACCCCGGCCCCTGTGGATATCTGGATCAAAGGCAACTACACGGGTGAGGACAAAACCGTGGACCCGGCGCACTACAGCATCACTGCCATTTCCGATGATCCTGCCCTCCAGGAAGAAGTCGGCACAAAGATGCAGGCCTTCCAGCCTGAATGCAGCGACTTCGCCCTGCACAGGGATCCGGCCGTTCCCCATACCTATGATGTCGATCTGAGCGATTCCGGCATCCGGAAAGTCGTGGCTGCCCTTGGCTCCAATTACATCATCCGGGAACTGATCGCAGATGATGCCACCTATAAACTGAATCAGGCAGGACAGTACAGCCCGGAAGGCCTGGACCTGACGGTCATGCAGCTGGATCCTGTCCACGCCAGACAGTTCGTCAACGATTTCCATGTTCTCCCGGAGGATACGACGTTCTCCTTCGACAAGGCGGTGAGTACAGAAAAGGCGGTCAATGACCAGCCTGTATTCGTCACGATTCACTACCCGGATGGCAGCCAGGATACCGTCAAGGCAGAGCTGAATGTCCTGCCCAGGACATTCAAGCTCGATATCGTGTATGTGGATACCCACGGTCAGGAGCGAGGAAGAAGCCAGCAGACAGGCGAAACGGATGACCGGATTATCATTGCCTACCACCTCCCGGCTGGATACCGTTCGCAGGATCCGGATCTCCAGAAAGTCTGGTTTGTCAAAGACCACGACGATGTGATCCGTGTGATCGTAGTGCGGACTGCGCCGGATACACCGCAGAAATCCGATACCCGCAAGCCTGAGTCCGGGACACCGAATGAGTACAGGGAAACGGCATCATCACATCCTGTCACGCAGGCAATGACCGGTACCATCACACAGACAGAGACAGTCCTGGCTGCGGCAGATACCGGCCAGGATACGGAAGGTGCCGGTACAAAGAGAGTAAAGGAGTCTGTTCCCACAGCAGCCGGTGGCATGCTCCCGCAGCTGAGTCTCTATGTCACGACCGCCATCGCCTCCCTTGGCGCGGTCCTTGGACTGGGAAAACACAGCCGGAAGTAAGCAGACTCCGGCATCATCCGGCCAAAGAAAAAGAGCAGAA includes the following:
- a CDS encoding Rib/alpha-like domain-containing protein, with translation MKNQYHINSKLLAASGACAAGALLFFAAPATPALAEEMPVVVQEDATAGTVNQALTSAPQTTDQTIQDPDAQTASGTSSAITVTSGTDSDTATPAQAASAAADPAAESAVPAEPAAREAVAAAETVTEPAQPALEGDQAKVYGSGARTEKEPEVFAATRQQANNGSGQESGYVPATDPRAGELDPTQYTFSFTIPGFPKENMPPAYTTKSEDLRFVTNQEAAWLKEALKNNEHFVTNNPVLADVGQTPLVDGAPIDAGYYYVICTEQGWFNLLNHLSGHYDDARHWHPEYDEAIHGDVYNITFGCDYSLQAVAAMGLAATYRITPAPVDIWIKGNYTGEDKTVDPAHYSITAISDDPALQEEVGTKMQAFQPECSDFALHRDPAVPHTYDVDLSDSGIRKVVAALGSNYIIRELIADDATYKLNQAGQYSPEGLDLTVMQLDPVHARQFVNDFHVLPEDTTFSFDKAVSTEKAVNDQPVFVTIHYPDGSQDTVKAELNVLPRTFKLDIVYVDTHGQERGRSQQTGETDDRIIIAYHLPAGYRSQDPDLQKVWFVKDHDDVIRVIVVRTAPDTPQKSDTRKPESGTPNEYRETASSHPVTQAMTGTITQTETVLAAADTGQDTEGAGTKRVKESVPTAAGGMLPQLSLYVTTAIASLGAVLGLGKHSRK